In Pongo abelii isolate AG06213 chromosome X, NHGRI_mPonAbe1-v2.0_pri, whole genome shotgun sequence, one DNA window encodes the following:
- the SMIM10L2A gene encoding small integral membrane protein 10-like protein 2A codes for MAASAALSAAAAAAALSGLAVRLSRSAAARGSYGAFCKGLTRTLLTFFDLAWRLRMNFPYFYIVASVMLNVRLQVRIE; via the coding sequence ATGGCGGCGTCGGCGGCTCTGTCtgcggcggcggctgcggcggcCCTGTCTGGCCTGGCGGTGCGGCTGTCGCGCTCAGCTGCGGCCCGAGGCTCCTACGGCGCCTTCTGCAAGGGGCTCACGCGCACGCTGCTCACCTTCTTCGACCTGGCCTGGCGGCTGCGCATGAACTTCCCCTACTTCTACATCGTGGCCTCGGTGATGCTTAACGTCCGCCTGCAGGTGCGCATCGAGTGA